In the genome of Arctopsyche grandis isolate Sample6627 chromosome 13, ASM5162203v2, whole genome shotgun sequence, the window gtcaGGGAGggttaatctatgtatgtatgtacatatgtagtttatttttatcaatattgtaaaattaactGATATCtgatataacaataaaataaacatgaatATCTTACGTATGTACGCATAATGAAACTTGGATGGTAATCAAAATGATGtgttcattaaaatttcatgCTATGGAAAGACTAAGAATAGTTtgggaatttaatttaaatgtcttTTTCAATATCACGCTTTCTCGATGTCACTTTCAACAAGCTGCGCTGTAAATTAAATAGGATTAAGACTCTTTTTACACGATCGGATAAATGAAAAAACAGCGTTCGAACGTAAGAATgttgtatgtaaatacagaTGTGGGTTTTCAATATGTGGAGCCGACTTTTCTCAATTTGCGTACATTTTTCTTACATCCGCAAAGTGAtatattttctttcatattgCGAATGCTGAAAAGAAGGGATTACGCGGGATTCGGAAGCTCAACCTGAAAAAGTATTTAAAGTTTTGTGCTTTTTCTGCGagaaaattttatgtacaatttatgtatgtatgccgtGAGTTGGAAAGAAAAGTGTTGACTTCGGCAAAGTTGAATTATCCTTTCGACTTCCAGTCATAATTTttctacatttaaaaaatattgcttcgacttaatttatttttattgaattattatagtgCTTGGAAGTACTATTTTCCGATAATTAATTGAATGAATGAATCctgtttgaaaatttaatatatataatttcgaaagagactacacaatcattcatcatttcaacaAACATTCATTCATCAACGGGTGAACGGCGCATTAATATGTACGCGCGCGCGGCTATAAATttccttacactatatttatatataattttatttaaatttgtgcatcaattcctttccgaagccacccgttgaaatcaacgggcacgacACTAgtaatcttaatatataatttcgaaagtgacttagtatgcatatatgtatatatataagtgtgtatgcaagtatttttggttgggaacttaagagggctggacagcagcgcgtTGTCCATtaaaacgtactatacttctcccttcctcaattatggcactagagaaattattttttaatatgctatggatatccaccattggggtgcatctatcgttttattttttttgattaattattttttatatgagctaggagccgccaaacatctataaaatcgcctatttttaacacccacgaaacgagtccagcgtgcttatttaacggtcgatttaaaaaaaatacgccgatagatgcacagaaagtatctttctcataacgatgatgaaatttttttaaaaattggtcaagttttggaggagaaaatagtagaatacgaaacctcgattttgtcaatttaaaatacgttttatctggttgaagcgcaactgtcgcattcactcaatatatatgtatatattgatatatattgtcgcattcactcaatatatacatacactcaatatatatatcgaagaaaggaaaggtaacaaaattaaggtttcgggtgtacagccctcttaagtctgAGCATCATTGGATAGTTTTCTTATTCCACTATTttgtatctataataatatatgtagatatacatatgtagaataataacaaaaacaatagAAAGCCGTTTTCTATTATAGAGGTCAGGAGCCGTCGTGCAATtaaatctaatctaatatataattttgaaagagactttgtatgtaattgtgcaagtatgtacgtacatatgtatatatgtaagtatctttggttgggagctTCTTAAACAAAAcaatgtttctatgacgacgattcgatatatatatttttttcgattcaaataaatttaataaaaaaacaaatgaatatttactattagattcgtcatgtttaagctgtttatattaaaaatactgagcgaagccgggtaaaacaactagttaataATAAAGTTAGACTATTGAACGGAAATAAACCTCGCAATAGCCGAGTtcgactatgtacatacatatgtattccgaatatatgtatgtatgtatattcaatagaTAATAGATAATCGTTTTGAaagtgtattatataatatttataaaaaattttagcCACATTctgtattttcaattttcaacggAACGTCGCTTTTCACGTCAGCCAACAATTTGATACACTCTGACGTTTAAAGctgttttattattcaatttatgtaCTTAAGTAGACAGCCGTCTTGTTTAAACGTCAGAATAGAGGCTTTGTTACCGCCAGAACAAATCCAGATGCCCTTACGTGCCCCGCGAATAAACTGTCGCATTTTCACCCTGTTTCCTCTTTTTTATGCCCGGATTACGAACCTCTTTCTATTATCTGATTATCCTTTTCATTCGCCGTTCCTTTTATAAACCCAGACTCACTGTGAGCTTTTACGACACTCTCTGCTTAGATTGGACCGattgctctctctctctctctctctctctctatatatatacatatatatagagagagagagagtgtgctatcgttgtgtctggacgtgttaaatcgttcgcattctaccatggaggatattgttactataagccagagaatactcgcggacctttcaaaaaaaggatctggtgccaatgtccttaccaaggacagggtgcgatacatcagcgacgaaattaaaaatatagtatccatcgcacgcgtcgcttttaataacatggcctcgctaaaaatcgctgtggagtccctccagactatccacactgatgtcggtgaaataaagaggatgatgtgtcgtccctttccagcagctctggctccagctgtttttgttgaacctacaactctgcaatcgggcgaggtaacattacgagaactctccacactgtcaactgaatgtaacaatactacagtacataaacaaacacctgtcagatgcccgtatgacgttatagcggcatcctctaccgtttcacctccgccttattcagcttcaacttcactcgcgtctgctttagcttcagcatctactcctgggtgtgctactgtttctgcttctactgtttctgtttctgcttctcctccttctcctataaaacctgcgaaatcttacagtcaggtcgcagcgctatcttctactgcttcacctctgccatcttcatcttcaactacacttacatcagcttctgcttcaacatctgattatgttcctgtctcttgtgctcctgcttctgcttctactgtagatccttcaaattcgttcagtcaggtcgctgggacttcttccgggagactgccatacactcgtggatctggagcacctgataaaactttacaggtggccactattccgaaattgaagaatgtacacgtttttaatttggcaaataactgcacttgtgatactgtgaaacagttcatattaaataaaattaaaaataaaagaatcaacgtttctcaggttgctaaaactgacatgtgctcgtcatttaaaattagtgtagatactgaaacttttaatataattatcaatcctgaattttggcctataggtactggcataagagaatggttatttctcaaaaaaatctcttcgaaaccgattgcccaaaaccgtgacccgtaacattaaactttattatcaaaatgtgcggggtttaaatacaaaactcaaggaattctacaacaacgccgcttctagatctattgacgtccttgctattactgaaacatggctaaactcatctgtacatgatgccgaagtacttgacagcagtttcaatatatatcgccatgatagatctgccagaggtggtggtgttcttctagcagttaaaaatacaaatattatttcggttgaaagacttagtcatcttgaggacattcatgaatgtgtatggctaaaactaagatttgttaacattcctttttttatatacatatgtactatttattttccaccaagatctccaccaaatatttataagcgattttttgatttaattatatctaattattcacattttagtaatggtcgcatttttatatctggagattttaatctgaattcttctaactgttttcctgatgaccttaatttttttatatctttattcaacttaaaacaaattaatactattcgaaactattttaataattccatgttggattttctattaacaaatttagattgtcagaatattattatttcaaattcagttgattccttggttcctgaagacagctatcatcctgctcttgatattcatttaaaattaactataacttattcctcacttcgtttaataaataactgtcttaatacctctgtcctaaatggatggttatttacaaatgttgatttcaaatatttaaatgatattctttgtaattgtcaatgggagcgagtttatgagtgcaaagatgttaatttggccctctctaatttctatgacattatatattctatttttaatgattgttttcggttgaaaggattagtgacgagtaaaaggatttatccgccttggtttactaaagaaattattaatctcttaaaaagtaaatatcaaacacataaactctggaagaaatcgagcaatcctcttatcttaaataatttccgtattttacgtacggaaattaagaaattaattaataatgcatataatgtttatgtagctgattgtgaaagttccatagttaaaaaccctaagaaattctggaacttcatcaattctaaacgtgtaaatcgtgtaaagtcgaccattatgtacaatgattctggattgttagagggtgatcaaaacattgctaatggatttgccgacttttttaaatcagttttcaataatcctactgattccatggaacctaccaatgactcggaatttactttccccactttagcgattaatcatcttgactcttccgatctgaaatatggctttctaaagttaaaaaatatttattcttccggtcctgactccatccctaattacatcctaaaaggatgtgaggttagtctcttagaacctttaaaattcatttttaatttaattctaaggaactcttcattccccaatttatggaaatgctctaaagtaactcctattcataagaaggacgataaatcttgtgtaaggaactacagaccaataactatcttgtcagcgccagccaaaatgtttgaggtaatattacacagatacatttttaatcactttcaaagtatgctcattgatcagcagcatggctttcgtccggccagatcagctattaccaacttgttatgtttctctaatgacataaccagcactttggattgtaataatcaaatggatgtaatatatactgattttgagaaggcgtttgataaagttgatcataaaattttggttagtaaattaagttttattggatttacttataatcttgttggtctttttatttcttatttacaggatcgacgtcaattcgttaagtttgggagttgcttttcttatgagtatgttgccacttctgggattccccaaggatcaaatcttggccctttattattcctaatatttatcaacgatattcaatcttctattcaccattctaaatttttattatatgcggatgacttaaaaatctataagagaataattgatttacctgacgctctttatttgcaagaggatttgaattctatttatgaatgggctaatgttaataaacttcccttcaatatcctaaagtgtcgggtcatttcttactctcgttctcgttctcctattaaatatccgtataaatttcatgattctcttcttcagagagaattatttatatctgatctgggaatagtcttcgaaaatagttggagtttcaacattcacattgagaatatctgtgatagggcaacaaaaatccttggattcgtaatccgtaattcgtctgaactagggctcactgccattcgtctcttatattgtacattagttcgcagtgtgctcgagtttggctccattatatggtctccctatcaacttcgttactctctaatgttggaacgagtccaaaggaaattccttagatttttatatctgaaaacatttggattttatccatatctgttccctagtgcctttgtcttgggatctttgggtttcaactccctggcaaagagaagagatttatttcttgggaaacatttcgtaaaattacttagaggagagattcacaatcccactatcctggagaaactaaaattctgggccccggaaaatcgtagagttttaagaaaacatgatatatttttaccaattagggctaaatcaaacgtgctcatgaactcccccctctcgagagctgttcgactccttaacttactggcacaatacttggacctattcgatgccagttatgttgagttggtggaacacatcctaaatagcacgatataaatttttcaatcttatttctttgtttttattttgtgtacatattttttacttgatttttattatttttttatgatgtttttgtttatttatgatttttattattttcttatgttttttttttttttatttatgatttttattatttttttttatgatgttttttttgtaatttttatgatttttattatttgtattaaaatcacattgacgctttggggcaacctgtcaagtctctgtggtattgattttttaaaataaaataaaataaaataaaatatctttagAGTAGATTCTAGAATCTATTCAAAAATGTAAGTGAAAAAATCGGATGTGCGTGAGATAAAGCACGCCAAAAGTGCAACTTACAAAAATATGtgatttgtatttgaaataattcaatattgctttgcaatatatatataatttcgaaagagactttgtatgtaagaaaatattgtTGCATGGGATTTGGTTGgtaacttcgaaaacaagttaaaatttccatgacatggggacgggggacgggGGTGAAGATTCGGGGGGCGCCAGGGGCGAAGGCCtggggggcgccgggggggAATTTCGTAAGCAAAACAGTTTATATGAcgatttgatatatattttttttcgattcaaataaatttaataaaaaaacaaatgaatatttactattagattcgccatgtttaagctgcttatattatactacaaatactgagcgaagccgggtaaaacaaatagtctaatatataatttcgaaagagactttgtatgtaaggtttgttgggagcttcgaaaacaaatcaaagtttaataaaaaaaaacaaatgaatatttactattagattcgccatgtttaagctgtttatattacaaataccgagcgaagccgggtaaagccgCTAGTActatataaatttgattcgtcaaataaattatatgagattttttgcagtttttacaACTATGTAACGTGTGAAGTTAAGTGGACTAGTGTTTAGGACgaagccagcagcgtggactagtggttagcatatatgctttcgagcatattggtcacgggttcgaatcccactggtttctcctggtcagaccttggtttgtgactccagatcgatcagggtttgccagtttatctgattttcattgaaacggttcctacaaattggcaaccaTTACGCATTTCTCACAATTTTCGATTtatcagcatcttgaatttcgctaaTTCGTATAAAATGATGCAAACTAATCCACAAATTTAGAGTTTCAACATCTCcaaatttgacaatttatataaaaaaaaatgctccaaaatttgtcaaaattcatctatagatgtctgtatgatgctttgttaaaattattctaaaaattgtataaagaTGTTTGTTTTGGTCAGGAAGGCGTGTTGTATTAGGAAggcctgctaggccttcctggtatattgtatatatgtaaaaatgagtgggggggggggcgaaAAGGCGTATCTGAAAACCAGATGTCATCAAGTCGATCTGACGGACGTttctgataaaattttattgatttcaataatgATTAATTTGTTGTTCTTGGGCGATATTCATGAAAAACCGTCTCgttcttagactgtattcgttggggggggggtggcctcatgttgagggctttaagggtcaaattccttgaactttaaagcgggcttagaaatgATTAAATTCTTAAACTGTTATGTCGGACACATTTgcttattttaatgaaaactaACCCCGTTTTAGGAGTAGGAACATTTCCCCATTTAAATATACACTTTTGCTTACAGAAGCGTTTCACTGTTCATCTTTCCTTACTAAGTTTACAGTATCGTGACATAAaagttaaacttaaataaaaatagactctGTTTTATGCAATGCCttattctatgtatatttcataaatatatgataaattaTGTTGCGATAAAGTTTCATACGGGAAACTTTTTCGAATTTCGCATTCGGCTCGGTTCTTTTAAATTAACGAAAAAACGCCTCGAAAAAAagaaactcaatttaaaatagatTAACGTAGATTACTGTTTGTGCTAGGAAAACAGATCCGTGGAAATTCGCAAAATTTCCGATTCAAAAATAGCATCTGAGAAAAGCGTACCGACGCTGAATCGTTTTGTCAGTAAGTAATAATTAATCTAACGACACGCAAGCAaacaatactaaaaaaaaataatacgcgttttatttgaaaacataataaaaaacaattgaatacacTTAATTAACAGAAAAAATATTCCGTtcatttttcgaaatatttcaaAGCAAGCGTTTAAAAGAATGCTTGAGAAAAAAATCGCGAGACAAAGCGATGTTTTCATAGATGTTAAATAGTTTTGATGTAAATACGAGCAAAAAATATTCAGAATGTAAATCACAGTCAACCCACGTGTTCAAATACGTAGAAATAATGTCTGAATGTCTGAAGAAAttcaaactataaaaaaaaactgaccgAGCTTCGAAATACATCATTAAGAAGTATCTACGCGtacaactaaaataaataaatgaatgggGATGGTAAGATTTTCAACGCCTCATTTCATTTGACTAacggtatataatattttaaaaaataacaaatcaaCCTTAAAAGCTTCATATAAAGAAGCATCTTCTTCGCAACGATCTGAAAAAACTCAGCCACACGCTAATGTTGTTTGGATCCACGCGTTTGTTTATACGGCGAACTTCCAATTTACTTGCCCCCTTTTTATGGCGATAtagtgaaaatattttgaagatATAACATCAACAGATCGTTTTTGATTCAGCGAGCTTAAAAAATAAACGCATTTTGGAAAAATCAAACGCATGATTCATGAATAGAATGGATACGAGAATACGCAATCATGAACTAATTaaatacactgttcgacacgaaaaatggttcagagacgaaatttgacttttcttatagatctatgcccagtgaacgcgaatatggtaataaaaaatgttgattggctcgagattcggagatatgtgttttttaaatcgcgcgatttttctatatcttggtgttgttcggtcgatgtctcaaaatctgtcaattaactgttcaaaatgaatattggaatctatagtcgggtattttatctttcatttgtagtacttttcagctttcaaatctctctaagtagtcgtccagttcaaatcaaaagtcaaaagtacgaattttcacttgggatttttttccactgttaatactatttcatattgagttttttctattgaaacatatttattgggatagtattctggccacactattttttgttttcgtttaaaagggttcattggaagtgtgctgaattttaaatcggtaaaatttcgagctaaaagctcgtactagtattaactcgtatttacacgaatctaaattgaattaatagggataatatattaaattgtctttgtacgagaatgaaataaaattccacttagaaaaataatattttgactattcttcaaaaattctattgatagtATGTACTTGAATTAataaggataatatattaaattatctttattgcgttattataaaataaaataaaaacgcaatttaaacaatatttcaaaaacaaatctACGATagtataatctataaatattgtaacgtatactaaacagagccgccgagtaattgcgatcggattaggccgggtagcgtcctgagagaccgtgtgaccggggtaagtggttttaaggattagcgacaagctaagtgcatgaaagctaaacaatgattgcacttctcataccgtgggaatacatatccgaatacgtgactatacagtaggtaaacagattagacgtcctgagagatctaccccttataaggcggtacgtaggcgaaaTCATGTCagtctggacggagcagtgacagtgcatGTATCtacttaatcatcaataaatgctgtgatacgactattggccttttacttggatcctccacccaaccatacgcaacaatatataaaatgtgtggtatTTAATaattaggatttcaatcaaaaatatttcaatgattgggatttcaatcaaaattatgatcccggcttaaactaatgtaattaaatatattactgagaggtttgggccgcgtaagtacgtatgtaatgatataaaggaattgtaatcgtaaggcgaagtaagaagaggtaggtatgtaataaaaattaagattaataatctgtaatttattaaataagtgatcagttaaataatataaatgatcagtaaagaTTCATTGTtcgatcagtaattaattatacaagtgataaataaattataattttgatagttggctgatagcgcgtcgcccatcttagatcttagcagccaacacttgtttatttaagggtcaggttaggttaggttaagttagggttggccctattcatttgagattaggttgttagggtcggtatttattaatttaacacacggaagaactgagacagtgagactgaaatTAACCTGGAGCGAGGGACGAGGACTGAGGGGGTTGAAAACGGAGAGGGggtcaatatttgtttatgaacgATGTTTGAGTTGTTACAGCCGATCCGATATGGCAACATTGGCTCTACTTCATCGTTTTATATAatgatcattttggtttaattactgcTCATAGCATTTAAATACTAatcattctatttaataactgatcgcatagcaactgatctatacaaactgatcatttattatattcactggtcaatccattatttttacctaccaaatgtttttttttactgatcaaaatgtgaatattttactGATCGGTTAAATAGAGGCCTTTACTTGTTACGAATACAACTATAGAAAAACATGTGGTATTATCTAATGGAAATTCTCAATTCTAGAAATTACAATCGCTGTCGAATAATAGTATAAACACTGGCTATGATTCATGAATACTATTATTTCAATAGCTCATTCGTAGAGAAATCAGAATTAAAAACTCATTGACATAAactatatatgaaaattttatttattcatagatgaaattgtgatattatttttaaataatatgtattgatcaattttgaaaataatgtttgtaaaaatacttaatataaaaacCAATTTTAGTGACACGTCAATGTAAATTCCGTGTATGGATTAcgatttaccgtcaaatttcataaaccggtaaaaggtaaataatttaattttactactACCGGTATACTGGATTTTTTTTCGTAGATTAGATGATAGCTGTATGtgattacttttcctaaaaacgttaaaatatattgaataataaataaataaaaataaat includes:
- the LOC143921325 gene encoding uncharacterized protein LOC143921325 gives rise to the protein MKKQRSNPHSVFSIFNGTSLFTSANNLIHSDTAVLFKRQNRGFVTARTNPDALTCPANKLSHFHPVTLRELSTLSTECNNTTVHKQTPVRCPYDVIAASSTVSPPPYSASTSLASALASASTPGQVAALSSTASPLPSSSSTTLTSASASTSDYVPVSCAPASASTVDPSNSFSQVAGTSSGRLPYTRGSGAPDKTLQVATIPKLKNVHVFNLANNCTCDTVKQFILNKIKNKRINVSQVAKTDMCSSFKISVDTETFNIIINPEFWPIGTGIREWLFLKKISSKPIAQNRDP